A DNA window from Flavisolibacter ginsenosidimutans contains the following coding sequences:
- a CDS encoding TIGR03118 family protein yields the protein MNKTNTANFLRAGRLALALTALFVAGCQKSIDKPASTNPLQADEAKAAKDNNGGKKIGHFTQVNLVANNSEYGAAFIDPTLMNAWGIAFAPNGTAWVNSQEGHVSEVYTSEGAPTALGRVNIPLPAATTGGNPTGIVFNGSNTAFIIPGSSAARFIFVGVDGVLSAWNGAQGTTARRIAAVPQSAFTGLTTGAAGTDTFLYAANFAARKINVWNKSFAPVVMPFSDPGIPAGYAPFNIQNIDGLLYVTYAKVAANGESQAGMGLGYVDVYNTAGVLVKRFASGGTLNAPWGLAKVPASFFGNDEADDDDSGPMILVGNFGDGRINAYTTSGKFKGQLRGSHGHDMIQIEGLWAITLPPATSTIDQRRLYFAAGPDDETHGLFGYIIARMDDGDLNDD from the coding sequence ATGAACAAAACCAACACAGCAAACTTCCTTCGTGCTGGAAGGCTTGCCCTGGCGCTGACAGCATTGTTTGTTGCTGGCTGTCAAAAATCAATTGACAAACCAGCTTCTACTAATCCGTTGCAGGCCGATGAAGCCAAAGCGGCAAAAGACAACAACGGCGGCAAAAAAATTGGTCACTTTACTCAGGTGAACCTTGTGGCCAACAACAGCGAGTATGGTGCCGCCTTCATTGATCCAACACTGATGAATGCATGGGGGATTGCCTTTGCCCCTAACGGCACGGCCTGGGTTAATTCGCAAGAGGGGCATGTGAGTGAAGTTTACACAAGCGAAGGCGCACCCACGGCTTTGGGCCGTGTGAACATTCCGCTGCCGGCAGCCACTACCGGAGGCAATCCCACGGGCATCGTCTTCAACGGCAGCAACACGGCTTTCATCATTCCGGGCAGCAGCGCAGCACGTTTTATTTTCGTGGGCGTTGACGGTGTGCTTTCGGCTTGGAACGGTGCGCAGGGCACAACGGCCAGGCGCATTGCTGCAGTGCCGCAGTCCGCGTTTACGGGTTTAACAACGGGTGCCGCCGGAACCGATACGTTTTTGTACGCCGCCAATTTTGCGGCCCGGAAAATTAACGTGTGGAACAAGAGCTTTGCTCCTGTGGTCATGCCGTTTTCCGATCCCGGTATTCCCGCCGGTTATGCGCCTTTCAACATTCAAAACATTGACGGCCTTCTTTATGTAACCTATGCGAAAGTGGCCGCGAACGGAGAAAGCCAAGCGGGTATGGGACTTGGTTACGTAGATGTTTATAATACCGCCGGTGTGCTGGTAAAACGTTTTGCTTCAGGTGGTACGCTGAACGCACCTTGGGGCTTGGCCAAAGTACCTGCTTCTTTCTTTGGCAATGATGAAGCTGATGACGATGACAGCGGACCAATGATTCTAGTCGGAAACTTTGGCGACGGCCGCATCAACGCTTACACTACGAGCGGAAAATTCAAAGGACAGCTTCGCGGAAGCCACGGCCATGATATGATTCAGATAGAAGGGCTGTGGGCAATTACGTTGCCGCCAGCAACATCAACCATTGACCAGCGACGCCTGTATTTTGCTGCCGGCCCCGATGATGAAACGCACGGCCTTTTCGGCTACATTATTGCCCGCATGGACGACGGCGATCTGAACGACGATTGA
- a CDS encoding ABC transporter permease produces MNKSLLIIKREYLTRIRKKTFLVSTILFPVFYLAIIFGSTYIAKKNSKVLRVAVLDSSGVFDRGLIGRANLQDSSSYLDFVTADADSVRQHFSAMGYDGYVVVPPSAKDGLKSLTLVTEKNHGITSVYGVQNKLNTIWTNVNYNKLGITEQQRSLIEQSKINLTEKNINDEKADSGIASGIGYVAAILIYIILLLYGSQVMMGVMEEKTSRIAEVMVSSIRPFQLMLGKIIGIGLVALTQFLLWIVFALVIYNVTKASGSSNAVSEAVGQVNKVISNVNVPFILVCFVFYLLGGFFFYASLFAAIGSSVNEDMREAQSLSFPITMIVVFSVMLMAPVIADPSGKLAFWASIIPFSSPIIMMCRIPFGIPGTVPWWQLGLSAALLIAGFLFTTWFAGKIYRTGILMYGKKPSWKEMLKWASRK; encoded by the coding sequence ATGAATAAATCACTCCTGATCATAAAACGCGAATACCTTACCCGCATTCGCAAAAAAACCTTTCTGGTTTCCACCATTCTTTTTCCGGTGTTTTACCTCGCCATTATTTTCGGCAGCACTTACATTGCCAAGAAAAACTCAAAGGTGTTGCGGGTAGCCGTTCTTGATTCGTCGGGTGTGTTTGACCGCGGACTGATTGGCCGCGCCAACCTGCAGGACAGCTCTTCTTACCTTGATTTTGTAACGGCCGATGCCGACAGTGTGCGGCAGCATTTTTCGGCAATGGGTTACGACGGCTACGTCGTTGTTCCGCCCTCTGCAAAGGACGGTTTGAAAAGCCTTACACTGGTGACTGAGAAAAATCACGGCATCACCTCGGTGTACGGCGTGCAGAACAAACTGAACACCATCTGGACCAACGTAAACTACAACAAGCTTGGCATTACCGAACAGCAGCGTTCCCTGATCGAACAAAGCAAAATCAACCTCACCGAAAAAAATATCAACGATGAAAAAGCCGACAGCGGCATCGCTTCGGGCATCGGTTACGTAGCTGCCATTCTTATTTATATCATCCTGCTTCTTTACGGCTCCCAAGTAATGATGGGTGTGATGGAAGAAAAAACGAGCCGCATTGCCGAAGTGATGGTGTCGAGTATCCGGCCATTTCAATTGATGTTGGGAAAAATCATCGGCATCGGCCTGGTGGCGCTCACGCAGTTTTTGTTGTGGATTGTGTTTGCGCTGGTTATTTACAACGTTACCAAAGCATCGGGCAGCAGCAACGCCGTATCGGAAGCAGTAGGGCAGGTTAACAAAGTCATCTCCAACGTCAACGTGCCGTTTATCCTTGTTTGCTTTGTCTTTTATTTGCTGGGCGGCTTCTTTTTTTACGCTTCGCTTTTTGCCGCCATCGGTTCATCGGTGAACGAGGACATGCGGGAAGCGCAATCGCTTTCTTTCCCCATTACCATGATCGTGGTTTTTTCTGTGATGCTCATGGCGCCCGTCATTGCCGATCCTTCGGGTAAACTTGCTTTTTGGGCCAGCATTATCCCGTTCTCGTCGCCCATCATCATGATGTGCCGCATACCGTTTGGCATACCGGGCACGGTGCCCTGGTGGCAACTGGGATTAAGCGCTGCTTTGCTCATTGCCGGCTTTTTGTTCACCACCTGGTTTGCCGGAAAAATTTACCGCACGGGCATTTTGATGTACGGCAAAAAACCAAGCTGGAAAGAAATGCTCAAGTGGGCGTCGCGAAAGTAA
- a CDS encoding ABC transporter ATP-binding protein, with the protein MNLLEARDLKKYFATQKAVDDISFGVAPGSIFGLLGPNGAGKTTLIRMITGIFYPDSGEILFDGKPFDALKDIERIGYMPEERGLYKKMKIGEHALYLAQLKGLPKNEAMRLIKEWFVKFEMQSWWNKKVEDLSKGMSQKLQFVTTVVHNPKLIILDEPFSGLDPVNSNLIKDVIFNLAKNGATIIFSTHRMEQVEEICDHIILVNKGQKILDGTVKEAKQKYKAGLFRVGYDGEAPVLSHPSFSIIKSNDQSMVVKIAEGCQPNDILSAALQSGVAIASFNEILPSLNDIFIELVEGTPAARQFQPVTA; encoded by the coding sequence ATGAACCTGCTCGAAGCCCGCGACCTTAAAAAATATTTTGCTACGCAAAAAGCCGTTGACGACATTTCCTTTGGCGTTGCGCCGGGAAGCATCTTTGGTTTACTGGGCCCGAACGGCGCCGGCAAAACAACGCTTATCCGCATGATCACCGGCATTTTTTATCCCGACAGCGGCGAAATTTTATTCGACGGCAAACCCTTTGATGCGCTAAAAGACATTGAACGCATCGGCTACATGCCCGAAGAAAGAGGCTTGTACAAAAAGATGAAGATAGGTGAGCATGCACTTTATCTTGCTCAACTGAAAGGGCTTCCAAAAAACGAAGCAATGCGGTTAATTAAGGAGTGGTTTGTGAAGTTTGAAATGCAAAGCTGGTGGAACAAAAAGGTGGAAGACTTATCGAAAGGCATGAGCCAGAAGCTGCAGTTTGTAACCACCGTTGTGCACAATCCAAAGCTCATTATTCTCGACGAACCGTTTAGCGGTCTTGACCCGGTAAACAGCAACTTGATTAAGGACGTGATCTTCAACCTTGCAAAGAACGGCGCCACCATTATCTTCAGTACGCACCGCATGGAGCAGGTGGAGGAGATTTGCGATCACATCATTCTTGTAAACAAAGGACAGAAGATTTTGGACGGCACGGTGAAAGAAGCAAAGCAGAAATACAAAGCGGGCTTGTTCCGTGTTGGCTACGACGGCGAAGCGCCGGTGCTTTCGCATCCTTCGTTTAGCATTATAAAAAGCAATGATCAGTCCATGGTTGTAAAGATTGCCGAAGGCTGTCAGCCCAATGATATTCTGTCCGCCGCGTTGCAAAGCGGCGTAGCCATTGCTTCGTTTAACGAAATCCTTCCTTCGCTTAACGACATCTTTATTGAACTTGTGGAAGGCACGCCGGCCGCAAGGCAGTTTCAACCCGTAACAGCCTGA
- a CDS encoding serine hydroxymethyltransferase: MVQTAKENSSPNLSFRGTGGDTLVFDIIRKELERQRHGIELIASENFTSLQVMQAMGNVMTNKYAEGYPGRRYYGGCEFVDEVEQLAIDRLKQVFNCEYANVQPHSGAQANASVMLAVLKPGDKILGLDLSMGGHLTHGSPVNFSGKLYEAHFYTVEKESGLVNYEELEQKARTEKPKMIVCGASAYSRDWDYARIRKVADEVGAFVMADIAHPAGLIAKGLLSSPFEHCHFVTSTTHKTLRGPRGGIIMMGKDFENPFGLKDPKGNVRMMSNLLDMAVFPGTQGGPLEHVIAAKAISFGEILSEDYTAYAKQIQANAQAMAKALVAKDYHLISGGTDNHLMLIDLRNKNITGKKAQETLDKAHITLNKNAVPYDDKSPFVTSGIRVGVPAITTRGMKEGHMQTVVDLLDKVLMNIDDAATVKNVSEEVKEFMRQFPLYPELG, encoded by the coding sequence ATGGTACAGACAGCAAAAGAAAATTCAAGCCCAAATCTTTCCTTTAGAGGGACAGGGGGCGACACACTTGTTTTCGACATCATTCGCAAAGAGCTGGAGCGCCAGCGCCACGGCATTGAACTCATTGCTTCCGAAAACTTTACCTCGCTGCAAGTGATGCAGGCCATGGGCAACGTAATGACCAATAAATACGCCGAAGGTTACCCGGGCCGCCGCTATTACGGGGGCTGTGAATTTGTAGATGAAGTAGAGCAGTTGGCGATTGACCGTTTGAAACAAGTGTTCAATTGCGAATACGCCAACGTGCAACCGCACAGCGGCGCGCAGGCCAATGCATCAGTCATGCTGGCCGTATTAAAACCCGGCGATAAAATCCTGGGTCTTGACCTGAGCATGGGCGGTCACCTTACACACGGTTCGCCAGTAAACTTTAGCGGCAAATTATACGAAGCGCATTTTTATACGGTAGAAAAAGAAAGCGGTTTGGTCAACTACGAAGAGCTGGAGCAAAAAGCAAGAACCGAAAAGCCGAAGATGATTGTTTGCGGCGCGTCGGCGTACAGCCGCGACTGGGATTATGCACGCATTCGCAAAGTGGCCGATGAAGTTGGCGCTTTTGTAATGGCCGACATTGCGCATCCGGCGGGTCTGATTGCAAAAGGTCTTTTGTCTTCGCCTTTTGAGCATTGTCATTTTGTTACAAGCACCACGCACAAAACACTTCGCGGGCCTCGCGGTGGCATCATCATGATGGGCAAAGATTTTGAAAATCCGTTTGGATTGAAAGATCCCAAAGGCAACGTTCGCATGATGAGCAACCTGCTTGACATGGCCGTTTTCCCCGGCACGCAGGGCGGCCCATTAGAACACGTGATTGCGGCGAAAGCCATTTCTTTCGGCGAAATTTTATCGGAGGATTATACCGCTTACGCAAAGCAAATTCAGGCCAATGCGCAAGCCATGGCAAAAGCATTGGTGGCAAAAGACTACCATCTTATCAGCGGTGGCACGGATAATCATTTAATGTTGATTGACCTTCGCAACAAAAACATTACGGGCAAAAAAGCGCAGGAAACGTTGGACAAAGCGCACATCACTTTAAACAAAAACGCCGTGCCTTACGATGATAAAAGCCCCTTTGTTACATCCGGCATTCGCGTGGGCGTGCCGGCCATTACGACAAGAGGAATGAAGGAAGGACACATGCAAACCGTAGTGGACTTGCTGGATAAAGTTTTGATGAATATTGACGATGCGGCAACGGTTAAAAATGTTTCGGAAGAGGTGAAAGAATTCATGCGGCAGTTTCCGTTGTACCCCGAATTGGGCTAG
- a CDS encoding DNA polymerase III subunit gamma/tau codes for MEKFIVSARKYRPQTFDTVVGQEHITTTLKNAIKNNHLAHAFLFCGPRGVGKTTCARILAKTINCENLQPDGEACNVCHSCVSFNNGTSMNIHELDAASNNSVDDIRALVEQVRFAPQAGKYKVYIIDEVHMLSSSAFNAFLKTLEEPPPYAIFILATTEKHKILPTILSRCQIFDFKRITLQDTVNHLAGIAKKEDIKAQETALQLIAQKSEGCMRDALSILDKIVSFTDGDVTYENTIEHLNILDADYYFKLFDCMLAQDLAGAMLLFDDINKKGFEGDMVLNGFAEFLRNLLICKDERVAGLLEVVESFKKRYAEAAKSVDAAYIISALNLLNEAEIGFRAARNKRLHVELALIKLCYLSQALAITANASNFDKKKVVEATKAVAFRVLKPIAAPLQKAPSAETKVVAKPEAKLVIETPVPKPVAQPMVEEQKPEYKPAQTAAKPAATKTKLSSLDALRNKIAAENGGQTVADKPLEEAALKEAWKKFIERLKESKRPAWQSYELGELVIKDEACFEVIVHNKINEKFIELERKEAGEFLQGELCNRTLQFTITLIEPPKDETIIEAPLTAKDQYFKLIEQYPIVKELKDRLKLELDY; via the coding sequence ATGGAAAAATTCATTGTCTCCGCACGCAAATACCGGCCCCAAACCTTTGACACGGTGGTGGGGCAAGAACACATTACCACTACGCTGAAAAACGCCATCAAAAACAATCACCTGGCGCACGCCTTTTTGTTTTGCGGTCCACGCGGCGTGGGCAAAACAACCTGTGCCCGCATCCTGGCAAAAACCATCAACTGCGAGAACCTTCAGCCCGACGGCGAGGCTTGCAACGTGTGTCATTCCTGCGTGTCGTTCAACAACGGCACTTCCATGAACATTCACGAGCTGGATGCCGCCAGCAACAACTCGGTGGACGACATTCGGGCCTTGGTTGAGCAAGTACGTTTTGCACCGCAAGCCGGCAAATACAAGGTTTATATTATTGATGAAGTGCACATGCTTTCGTCATCGGCCTTTAATGCTTTTTTAAAAACATTGGAAGAGCCACCGCCTTACGCCATTTTTATTTTGGCCACAACGGAAAAACACAAAATTCTTCCCACCATCCTAAGCCGTTGTCAAATCTTCGATTTTAAACGAATCACCTTGCAGGATACGGTTAATCATCTTGCGGGCATCGCCAAAAAAGAGGACATCAAAGCCCAGGAAACGGCCTTGCAGCTCATTGCCCAAAAAAGCGAGGGCTGCATGAGGGATGCGTTGAGCATTCTCGACAAAATCGTTTCCTTTACCGATGGCGATGTGACGTATGAAAACACCATCGAACACCTCAACATCCTCGATGCCGATTATTACTTCAAACTGTTCGATTGCATGTTGGCGCAAGACCTTGCAGGAGCCATGTTGCTCTTCGACGACATCAACAAAAAAGGTTTTGAAGGCGATATGGTGCTGAACGGCTTCGCGGAATTTTTGCGAAATCTTTTAATCTGTAAAGATGAAAGAGTAGCCGGGCTTTTGGAAGTGGTGGAAAGCTTTAAAAAGCGCTACGCCGAAGCCGCGAAAAGTGTAGATGCGGCTTACATTATCAGTGCGCTAAACCTGTTGAATGAAGCCGAAATTGGTTTCCGTGCGGCCCGCAACAAGCGCCTGCACGTAGAGCTTGCGCTCATCAAACTTTGCTATCTCTCACAGGCATTGGCGATTACCGCAAATGCCTCAAACTTCGATAAAAAAAAAGTAGTTGAAGCAACAAAAGCCGTTGCGTTCAGGGTGCTGAAACCCATTGCCGCGCCGCTGCAAAAAGCACCTTCGGCAGAAACGAAAGTTGTTGCAAAACCCGAAGCCAAGCTGGTGATTGAAACACCTGTACCAAAGCCCGTGGCGCAGCCAATGGTGGAAGAACAAAAGCCAGAATACAAACCCGCGCAAACCGCCGCAAAGCCTGCTGCAACAAAAACAAAACTTTCTTCGCTTGATGCCCTGCGCAACAAAATAGCCGCGGAAAACGGCGGACAAACCGTTGCCGACAAGCCGTTGGAAGAAGCCGCATTAAAAGAAGCCTGGAAAAAGTTTATTGAACGGTTGAAAGAAAGCAAACGCCCGGCCTGGCAGAGTTACGAACTGGGCGAGTTGGTGATAAAAGACGAGGCTTGCTTTGAAGTTATCGTGCACAACAAGATCAACGAAAAATTTATTGAATTGGAGCGAAAAGAAGCCGGTGAATTTTTGCAGGGCGAACTGTGTAACCGGACGCTTCAGTTTACCATTACCCTGATTGAGCCGCCAAAAGACGAAACAATTATTGAAGCTCCGCTCACGGCCAAGGATCAATACTTCAAACTCATCGAACAGTACCCTATTGTCAAAGAATTAAAAGATCGTCTTAAACTTGAACTTGATTATTGA
- a CDS encoding sugar phosphate nucleotidyltransferase, producing MKAIIPVAGVGTKLRPHTYTQPKALIPLAGKTVLSIIVDQLKEGGLTEFVFIVGYLGEKIQDYVRELYPDIKAHFLFQNDRQGIGHAIELAKDVVNGDELLIVLGDTIADYNVKAVIESETSVIGVKKVDDPRTFGVAEICNNTEVSHVVEKPHMPKSNMALVGIYKIKETAMLFECLEANMAAGIKTHGEYSITDALDCMIKKGAEFKAFKVDSWFDCGKPNTLLETNATLLKKFGARAEPSPAYENTVFIQPVSIGKGCSIKNSIIGPNATIGENTNIDFSIIKNSIIGSFSNLHDIVLDDSLIGSDTVIRGESRTLNIGDNTDIDLG from the coding sequence ATGAAAGCAATTATTCCCGTGGCGGGCGTGGGCACAAAGCTTCGTCCGCATACATATACACAACCCAAAGCCTTAATCCCGCTGGCCGGCAAAACGGTGCTCAGCATCATTGTGGACCAGTTAAAAGAAGGCGGTCTTACCGAGTTTGTCTTTATTGTTGGTTACCTCGGTGAAAAAATCCAGGACTACGTTCGCGAACTCTACCCCGACATCAAAGCGCATTTCCTTTTTCAGAACGACCGGCAGGGCATTGGTCACGCCATTGAACTGGCGAAAGACGTGGTGAACGGCGACGAGTTGTTGATTGTGCTGGGCGATACCATTGCCGATTACAACGTGAAAGCGGTAATTGAAAGCGAAACCAGCGTGATTGGCGTAAAAAAAGTGGACGACCCCCGCACCTTTGGTGTGGCGGAGATTTGCAACAATACCGAAGTTTCGCACGTGGTGGAGAAACCGCACATGCCCAAAAGCAACATGGCGCTGGTAGGCATTTACAAGATCAAAGAAACCGCGATGCTTTTCGAATGCCTTGAAGCCAACATGGCCGCCGGCATTAAAACGCACGGCGAATACAGCATCACGGACGCTTTGGATTGCATGATTAAAAAAGGCGCCGAGTTCAAAGCATTTAAGGTGGATAGCTGGTTTGATTGCGGCAAGCCAAATACGTTGTTAGAAACCAATGCGACCTTGCTGAAAAAGTTTGGCGCCAGAGCCGAGCCTTCACCGGCTTACGAGAACACGGTTTTTATTCAGCCCGTGAGCATCGGCAAAGGTTGTTCTATCAAGAATTCCATTATTGGTCCAAACGCCACCATCGGCGAAAACACCAACATAGATTTTTCCATCATTAAAAATTCCATCATCGGCTCTTTTTCCAACCTGCACGACATTGTGCTGGATGATTCGCTCATCGGCAGCGACACCGTCATCCGCGGCGAATCAAGAACCTTGAACATCGGGGACAATACGGATATTGATTTGGGATAG
- a CDS encoding NAD(P)H-dependent flavin oxidoreductase has product MFSNSITKLFSTNYPIIQAGMIWASGWKLASAVSNAGGLGIIGAGSMYPETLREHIQKCKAATTKPFAVNLPLLYPDLDKHIEIIIEEGVKIVFTSAGNPKTWTQHFKQQGITVVHVVSSSKFALKAQEAGCDAVVAEGFEAGGHNGREETTTFVLIPAVAKAVNIPVIAAGGIATGRQMLAAMILGAQGVQIGTRFVASEEASSHLSFKQAIIDSVEGDTQLTMKKLTPVRLLKNNFFQQIQEAEARGADEIELKKILGRARAKQGMYEGNLDEGELEIGQVSALVKDILPAGKIVANIWKEFSEALQRPLNQ; this is encoded by the coding sequence ATGTTCTCTAACTCGATTACAAAACTTTTCTCCACAAACTATCCCATCATCCAGGCCGGCATGATTTGGGCAAGCGGATGGAAACTTGCCAGTGCCGTAAGCAACGCAGGCGGTTTGGGCATCATCGGCGCCGGCAGCATGTACCCCGAAACACTGCGTGAACACATTCAGAAATGCAAAGCCGCAACAACAAAACCGTTTGCCGTAAATCTTCCGCTTCTTTATCCTGATTTAGACAAGCACATTGAAATCATTATTGAAGAAGGCGTGAAAATTGTTTTCACATCTGCCGGTAACCCCAAAACATGGACACAGCATTTTAAGCAACAAGGCATTACCGTTGTACACGTCGTAAGCAGCAGCAAGTTTGCACTTAAGGCGCAGGAAGCCGGTTGCGACGCCGTTGTTGCCGAAGGCTTTGAAGCCGGTGGACACAACGGGCGGGAAGAAACAACGACGTTTGTTTTAATTCCGGCTGTTGCAAAAGCTGTGAACATCCCCGTCATTGCCGCAGGCGGTATTGCCACGGGAAGACAGATGCTTGCGGCCATGATTCTTGGCGCACAAGGCGTACAAATCGGCACACGCTTCGTTGCCAGCGAAGAAGCTTCTTCGCATCTCTCATTCAAACAAGCAATCATTGATTCTGTTGAAGGCGACACGCAACTGACGATGAAAAAACTGACACCCGTGCGGCTTTTAAAAAACAATTTTTTTCAGCAAATACAAGAAGCCGAAGCTCGTGGCGCAGATGAAATCGAACTCAAAAAAATTTTAGGAAGAGCAAGAGCAAAACAAGGCATGTACGAAGGCAATCTTGACGAAGGCGAATTAGAGATTGGGCAAGTAAGCGCTTTGGTGAAAGACATTTTACCCGCAGGCAAAATCGTCGCTAACATTTGGAAAGAATTTTCCGAAGCGCTTCAACGTCCGCTGAACCAATAA